Proteins encoded within one genomic window of Kaistia algarum:
- a CDS encoding S24 family peptidase — translation MILGEEPRKAPIAELDDRASTDGRRIVPPGREFDPDPEFDPDGGAAFSPAEPYRPAIPGASPELDGKPGAGLGMAGQEFGIESKGIVTGHRVVAEWVFPPDYLRHELGARPGSIVIMEVVGDSMKGTLDPGDRVLVDTGQNAFGEDAVYVFDDGDGTPRVKRLNKVHFSDPRAVAIISDNPAARREERAELDNLRIIGRVVGRVTRM, via the coding sequence TTGATCCTGGGCGAAGAGCCACGCAAAGCGCCGATAGCGGAACTGGATGATCGCGCATCAACCGATGGTCGTCGGATCGTTCCGCCCGGCCGAGAATTCGATCCGGACCCCGAGTTTGATCCCGATGGCGGCGCGGCGTTTTCACCTGCAGAGCCGTACCGGCCGGCGATCCCCGGAGCCTCGCCCGAGCTGGACGGCAAGCCCGGCGCCGGCCTTGGTATGGCCGGACAGGAATTCGGCATCGAATCGAAAGGCATCGTTACCGGGCATCGCGTCGTCGCGGAATGGGTATTCCCGCCGGACTATTTGCGCCACGAGCTTGGCGCGCGGCCCGGCAGTATTGTCATCATGGAAGTCGTCGGCGACTCCATGAAAGGGACGCTGGACCCGGGCGACCGCGTGCTTGTCGACACTGGGCAGAACGCGTTCGGCGAGGATGCGGTTTATGTGTTCGATGACGGCGATGGTACGCCGCGCGTGAAACGGTTGAACAAGGTCCATTTTTCCGACCCACGCGCAGTTGCGATCATTTCGGACAACCCGGCGGCCCGGCGGGAAGAGCGGGCGGAACTGGACAATCTGCGGATTATCGGCCGCGTCGTCGGCCGG
- a CDS encoding helix-turn-helix domain-containing protein — MTNDEVRQIRERLGWSQKRLAEFLGVSQPTVFRIENDQPVPGPIERLLRQVSVSAEQEARTS, encoded by the coding sequence GTGACGAACGACGAAGTCAGGCAAATCCGGGAGCGGCTTGGTTGGTCTCAGAAGCGGCTCGCCGAATTTCTTGGGGTGTCGCAGCCGACCGTTTTCAGGATCGAGAACGACCAGCCAGTTCCGGGCCCGATCGAACGCTTGCTGCGTCAGGTTTCCGTGTCGGCGGAGCAAGAGGCCCGCACCTCATGA